The proteins below come from a single Eucalyptus grandis isolate ANBG69807.140 chromosome 3, ASM1654582v1, whole genome shotgun sequence genomic window:
- the LOC104439968 gene encoding vacuolar-processing enzyme, with translation MIRLSSAAMIRLSSAATILLAGATLLVLLYVTAGRNVAGVVIGLPSDPSRLFRSGDDDSVGTRCAVLIAGSKGYGNYRHQVKKRTAKDNTAYGSHVMQFGDIGLSKENLFLYMGTNSPFVDDNCLRPPQKGVDLDQQDANLLYFWLEFFEAPEGSSRKLEAQKQFFEALSHRMHIDHSVKLIGKLLFGIKKGPEVLKAVRPVGQPFVDDWACLKSLVRTFETHCGSLSEYGLKYVRSFANMCNAGIQTEQMTEVSGEACARNPYGPWSSLSRGFSA, from the exons ATgatccgcctctcctccgccgccatgatccgcctctcctccgccgccacGATCCTCCTCGCCGGCGCCAcgctcctcgtcctcctctacGTCACCGCCGGCCGCAACGTCGCCGGGGTCGTCATCGGGCTGCCGTCCGACCCCTCGAGGTTGTTCCGCTCCGGCGACGATGACTCCGTCGGGACGAGGTGCGCGGTCCTGATCGCCGGATCCAAAGGTTACGGGAACTACCGTCACCAG GTGAAAAAGAGGACAGCTAAGGACAACACTGCATACGGTTCCCATGTCATGCAATTTGGTGACATAGGTTTAAGTAAGGAAAATCTCTTCCTGTACATGGGCACAAACTCTCCTTTTGTGGATGACAACTGCCTAAGGCCTCCTCAGAAAGGTGTTGACCTTGACCAGCAGGATGCCAATCTGCTTTATTTCTGGCTTGAG TTCTTTGAAGCTCCCGAAGGCTCTTCTAGGAAACTCGAAGCGCAGAAGCAATTTTTTGAGGCATTGTCTCATCGGATGCATATAGATCACAGTGTCAAACTAATTGGAAAGCTCTTGTTTGGAATTAAAAAGGGTCCAGAGGTGCTGAAAGCTGTTCGACCTGTGGGACAACCTTTTGTTGATGACTGGGCTTGCCTAAAAAGTCTG GTGAGAACATTTGAGACTCATTGTGGATCACTCTCTGAATATGGGTTGAAGTACGTGCGCTCCTTTGCAAACATGTGCAATGCTGGAATCCAGACCGAGCAAATGACCGAGGTATCAGGCGAAGCTTGTGCTCGCAATCCATATGGTCCCTGGAGCTCTCTTAGCAGGGGATTCAGTGCATGA